In Xenopus tropicalis strain Nigerian chromosome 5, UCB_Xtro_10.0, whole genome shotgun sequence, one genomic interval encodes:
- the LOC116410791 gene encoding histone H4: MSGRGKGGKGLGKGGAKRHRKVLRDNIQGITKPAIRRLARRGGVKRISGLIYEETRGVLKVFLENVIRDAVTYTEHAKRKTVTAMDVVYALKRQGRTLYGFGG, from the coding sequence ATGTCCGGACGCGGCAAAGGAGGAAAAGGTTTGGGGAAGGGCGGCGCCAAGCGGCACAGGAAGGTactgcgggataacatccagggcatcaccaagcccgccatccgccgcctggcacggagagggggagtcaagcgcatctctggcctcatctatgaggagactcggggggtcctcaaggttttcctggagaatgtcatccgggacgccgtcacctacaccgagcacgccaagaggaagaccgttaccgccatggatgtggtgtacgctctcaagcgccagggccgcactctctacggcttcGGGGGCTGA
- the LOC100491383 gene encoding histone H2A type 1 translates to MSGRGKQGGKTRAKAKTRSSRAGLQFPVGRVHRLLRKGNYAERVGAGAPVYLAAVLEYLTAEILELAGNAARDNKKTRIIPRHLQLAVRNDEELNKLLGGVTIAQGGVLPNIQSVLLPKKAESSKAAKGK, encoded by the coding sequence ATGTCCGGCAGAGGGAAACAAGGCGGCAAAACCCGCGCTAAGGCCAAGACCCGCTCATCCCgggctgggctgcagttcccagttGGCCGAGTTCACCGCTTGCTGAGGAAAGGCAATTATGCCGAGCGGGTCGGGGCCGGAGCTCCGGTCTATCTGGCCGCAGTACTCGAGTACCTGACCGCTGAGATcctggagttggccgggaacgctgcccgggataacaagaagacccgtatcatccccaggcacctgcagctcgctgtgcgcaatgatgaggagctgaacaaactgctcggaggggtgactatcgctcagggcggggtcctgcccaacatccagtccGTGCTGCTGCCCAAGAAAGCCGAGAGCTCCAAGGCGGCCAAGGGCAAGTAA